The Cucumis melo cultivar AY chromosome 9, USDA_Cmelo_AY_1.0, whole genome shotgun sequence genome includes the window AGAAAACGTCGGCAACTTACTTCTTGTCGAAGGAAGCCAATACCTAATGTGGAATACTTACGATGTCCATTTCTACTCCTCTTTTGCTCTCATCATGCTTTTCCCAAAACTTGAGCTCAGCATTCAAAGGGATTTCGCCGCGGCTGTACTCATGCACGATCCCAGAAAGGCCAAGATCATGAGCGACGGAAATTGGGTTCCTCGAAAAGTTCTTGGAGCTGTCCCTCATGATATTGGGTTCAACGATCCTTGGTTTGAAGTCAATGCTTACAACCTTTTGAATGTCACCAGATGGAAAGATTTGGGTTCCAAATTCGTTCTTCAGGTTTACAGGGATGTGGTTGCTACAGGGGACAAGAATTTTGCAAAATCTGTTTGGCCTTCGGTGTATGTGGCCTTGGCTTTTATGGAGCAATTTGATAAGGATAAAGATGGGATGATTGAGAATGAGGGGTTCCCTGATCAGACTTATGATACTTGGACTGTGAAGGGTGTGAGTGCATATTGCGGTGGCTTGTGGGTGGCTGCTCTTCAGGCGGCTTCTGCATTGGCTTCTGAGGTTGACGATGAAGCCGCTGCTCATTACTTTTGGATCAAGTACCAGAAGGCTAGAAGTGTTTATGAGACGTTATGGAATGGATCCTACTTCAACTATGACAATAGTAAGGGTCCTTGGAGTTCATCTATTCAAGCTGATCAACTAGCTGGACAATGGTGAGTGAAGAACACTCGATTGATCCCCTCTTGCATTTACATTTCTTCATCTCATCTCATGTGACCAGGTTGAAATTTGCATGATTTTGGTGAAGTCTCTAGTCTCTGTTAAGAAAATGAACACAATCTTATGCTTTGGGTTTAAACGAAGGTATACACTGTTGGTTTATTTACTTTCAAAATGATGgtttttgtgtttgtttttaACTTTAGTTCATTTTGGTCCATTATTTTTAACCTATGTTCATTTGAGTCCTTAATACTTTTAATAAGTTACatttgattttcattttatCTCATTTTTTCAAGGAACCCAAATAGTCACTTCTCGTAAGTATAGGACTAAAATGGACATTTTAAAAGTACAAGGAATCAAAACAAACCAAAGTTGTGAGTGTAGTGACTAAAACGTTTCTTTTGAACTTAGAAGGACGAAATTAAACTAAAGTTAGAAAGTATTTATACTATATTTTACCCATACCTATAAACCTAAAAGTTTGTGTTCGAGTAGCAGTTCAACATGATATCTATTAACTATCATATCAGGGGTTGGACAAGAAGATGACCAAAATGGTCTCTGTTAGCATTTCAATTTGACTATGTTTCTCACATTCACAAAACACAGGTATGCTAGAGCATGTGGGCTTTGTCCCATCGCTGATGAAGAGAAGATAAGGGGTGCACTTGAGAAGATATACAATTTCAATGTGATGAAGGTGAAGGGAGGAACACGAGGGGCAGTGAACGGGATGTTTCCAGATGGAAGCGTTGATAAATCGATATTGCAGCCAAAGGAGATTTGGGCTGGAGTTACATACTCTGTTGCTGCCACTATGATTCAAGAAGGATTGGTGGAAACCGGGTTCCAGACTGCAATGGGCGTTTATCATGCGGCTTGGGCCCAAGATGGCCTCGGGTACGTACACTCTCTTCCTTTTACTATCGAAGTTCGCAAGTCCATTTTACAACTATGCCTTCAAAACATAGACTCCCTAACTCCAAACTTTATTACTCAACTCAACTAAGCTCTCTGCAAACGCTCCAATTGTGTCACTCTATGTCCTCTAGTTGTATCCACTTTCTACTGAAATTTGTCTTCTACCTCATACCAAACCAGCCAATTAGCACTAGAGACAACCGTATAGAATCAAATTTCATACTATTGGGACCATTGAGATCATCTGGAAGTAAAATGTGAAAGAGGCATATGGTTTTGGCAGGTATTCATTTCAAACCCCAGAAGCTTGGGATGTTGATGACAGATTTAGATCAATAGCGTACATGAGGCCATTGGCGATTTGGGCAATGCAGTGGGCAATGATGTCTGACTCTAAACCTACCAAATTTCCAACCAAGGCGTTTTCTGAAATGGAAGAATCTGCTTTTGCCACTCAACATACTGCTTTCTTAAAAGTTGCATCTCTCTTGAAGTTGCCTTCCAACGATGGTGCTGCGCAGAGGAGCCTTGTGGAGGCTGCTTATGATTTCATTTGCAAGAGATCAGCCTAATTCATCAAACCACTCTCctatgtgattttttttttcatggaAATAAATTGCACCAAGCATTTTCTTATTGCTTGTTGTGAAAATATGTTTGATGTTTAGTATTTGGCTAAATGTATCATATtgtatctattttattttaacattTCAATATATTCAGTTTTATCAATCTGACTTTTGCTGTCTAATCTTAATATTATCAGGATGTTTCCAActtttggtttggtttggtaATATTATTAGGGTTATCATTTACATGGATAATTTGAATCTTTGATGGTAGTTTGGAAAGGCTATTCTTTTACCATACAAATTGTTCCACTCACACGTAGTCCTGCGAAAAATAGACTATGTTTGGATTGATTAGAGAAAGTAtagttttagaaaaaaaaaaatttttttatttaaaatctTTTGATAGAAACcgtttaaaaatacattttgaggatgttttaaaagttatttttgaTCGTTTTTTGTtctcaaataatttattttcaaaattagacATCTGAAAAGTTAAATCAAAGTGACCCATAATTGCTCGTCATAACGAGTATTATCAACTACATTCGATTGCATATATAGGAACTTTTGAATAGGATGCAAGAGAATGATTGTGA containing:
- the LOC103498676 gene encoding uncharacterized protein LOC103498676 isoform X3, with protein sequence MFYGPCEDEPVLANQFSVFVSRPNGNKFSSVLCSAKPQKFKDGNQTGIGSWDWNLSGENSTYHALFPRSWTIYNGEPDPDLKIVCRQISPIIPHNYKESSFPVSVFTFNLSNEGQTSAQVTLLFTWANSVGGKSGFTGHHFNSKMRAEDGAHGVLLHHRTAGGRPTVTYAIAAEATDDVHVSLCPCFVISGDSEGISAKDMWQEIKNHGSFDKLGNVAANGGSKPGSSIGAAVAATLTIPPASARTVTFSLAWDCPEVKFDGKTYHRQYTKFYGTLGDAARTIAHDAILEHGKWEAEIEAWQRPIIEDKRLPEWYAVTLFNELYFLNSGGTIWTDGLPPLQNLSTISHKKYFLERSKSEPNGGVPNGVHRKDVAVDILERMSQIFDQTDGGAGPSNAALGTRLLHPGEENVGNLLLVEGSQYLMWNTYDVHFYSSFALIMLFPKLELSIQRDFAAAVLMHDPRKAKIMSDGNWVPRKVLGAVPHDIGFNDPWFEVNAYNLLNVTRWKDLGSKFVLQVYRDVVATGDKNFAKSVWPSVYVALAFMEQFDKDKDGMIENEGFPDQTYDTWTVKGVSAYCGGLWVAALQAASALASEVDDEAAAHYFWIKYQKARSVYETLWNGSYFNYDNSKGPWSSSIQADQLAGQWYARACGLCPIADEEKIRGALEKIYNFNVMKVKGGTRGAVNGMFPDGSVDKSILQPKEIWAGVTYSVAATMIQEGLVETGFQTAMGVYHAAWAQDGLGYSFQTPEAWDVDDRFRSIAYMRPLAIWAMQWAMMSDSKPTKFPTKAFSEMEESAFATQHTAFLKVASLLKLPSNDGAAQRSLVEAAYDFICKRSA